From Roseburia hominis, the proteins below share one genomic window:
- the argJ gene encoding bifunctional glutamate N-acetyltransferase/amino-acid acetyltransferase ArgJ, producing MKIITGGVTAAKGFEAAATAAKIKYQDRTDMALIYSQVPCVCAGTFTTNVVKAACVKWDMQVVKSGAKAQAVVVNSGIANACTGAEGFGYCKDTADAAAQALGVSADGVLIGSTGVIGKQLPIDRIVAGVKALAGKKNASLENGTEAAKAIMTTDTCEKQIAVEIEVGGKTVTIGGMAKGSGMIHPNMCTMLSFITTDALITKEALQKALSDDVEETYNMISVDGDTSTNDTVVLLANGLAENEEITVDCESYPVFAKALHTVNEYLAKKMAGDGEGATALFEMKVVNADTKETAKTLAKSVVCSNLTKAAIAGHDANWGRILCAMGYSGAQFDPEKVDLFFESQAGKIQIIENGTAVDYSEDMATEILSQPEVTAIADVKMGSCEATAWGCDLTYDYIKINADYRS from the coding sequence ATGAAGATCATCACAGGCGGTGTGACCGCAGCAAAAGGATTTGAGGCCGCAGCTACGGCGGCAAAGATTAAATATCAGGACAGAACCGATATGGCACTTATCTACAGCCAGGTGCCATGTGTGTGTGCAGGAACCTTTACGACGAATGTGGTAAAAGCAGCCTGCGTAAAATGGGATATGCAGGTCGTGAAAAGCGGCGCCAAAGCACAGGCAGTCGTAGTGAATTCAGGAATTGCAAATGCATGTACCGGCGCGGAGGGCTTCGGATACTGCAAGGATACCGCAGATGCAGCGGCGCAGGCGCTTGGCGTGTCCGCGGACGGTGTGCTGATCGGATCGACCGGCGTGATCGGCAAACAGCTCCCGATCGACAGGATCGTAGCAGGCGTAAAGGCTCTGGCTGGGAAGAAGAATGCTTCCCTGGAAAATGGCACAGAGGCAGCCAAAGCGATCATGACGACGGATACCTGCGAGAAGCAGATCGCAGTGGAGATAGAAGTGGGAGGAAAGACGGTGACCATCGGCGGTATGGCAAAAGGGTCCGGCATGATCCACCCCAATATGTGCACCATGCTCAGCTTTATCACCACAGACGCGCTGATCACGAAAGAAGCGCTGCAAAAAGCCTTGAGTGATGACGTAGAAGAAACATACAATATGATTTCCGTAGATGGAGATACCTCCACGAACGATACGGTCGTGCTTCTGGCAAACGGCCTGGCCGAAAATGAAGAAATCACCGTAGACTGCGAGAGTTATCCGGTATTTGCCAAGGCGCTTCACACCGTGAATGAGTATCTGGCAAAGAAGATGGCCGGTGACGGAGAAGGAGCGACTGCCTTATTTGAAATGAAGGTCGTAAACGCAGATACCAAAGAAACCGCGAAGACTCTGGCTAAATCCGTGGTATGCTCGAATCTGACCAAGGCGGCGATCGCAGGACATGATGCGAACTGGGGGCGTATTCTCTGTGCTATGGGGTATTCCGGAGCACAGTTTGACCCGGAGAAGGTGGATCTGTTCTTTGAGAGCCAGGCAGGTAAGATTCAGATCATTGAAAATGGAACCGCAGTAGATTACAGCGAAGATATGGCGACAGAGATTCTCTCCCAGCCAGAGGTGACGGCGATCGCTGATGTGAAGATGGGAAGCTGTGAGGCGACGGCATGGGGCTGCGATCTGACCTATGATTACATCAAGATCAATGCGGATTACAGAAGCTGA
- a CDS encoding GNAT family N-acetyltransferase: protein MEFQVRAMTIEDYEEVYALWIKIKGFGIRSIDDSREGVARFLRRNPSTSVVAKSDGKIVGAILCGHDGRRGCLYHVCVDPRYRRRGIGKSMVVYAMEALKAEEINKVSLIAFTKNDIGNAFWNTIGWTRRQDLNYYDFTLNEKNITAFIEETSF, encoded by the coding sequence ATGGAATTTCAGGTACGAGCTATGACAATCGAAGATTATGAAGAGGTCTATGCGTTATGGATCAAGATCAAAGGATTTGGAATCCGAAGCATCGATGACTCCCGGGAAGGCGTGGCGCGTTTCCTGAGACGGAATCCTTCCACCAGTGTGGTGGCAAAGTCGGACGGGAAGATCGTCGGCGCGATCCTGTGCGGCCACGACGGACGGCGCGGCTGCCTCTATCACGTATGTGTGGACCCGAGGTACAGGCGTCGGGGAATCGGTAAAAGCATGGTGGTTTATGCGATGGAGGCGTTAAAAGCAGAAGAGATCAACAAAGTTTCTTTGATTGCATTTACGAAAAATGATATCGGAAATGCATTCTGGAACACCATCGGGTGGACCCGGCGGCAGGATTTGAATTACTATGATTTTACATTAAATGAGAAAAATATTACGGCATTTATAGAGGAAACTTCATTTTAG
- the argC gene encoding N-acetyl-gamma-glutamyl-phosphate reductase translates to MIKAGIIGSTGYAGGELVRILTGHKDVEIKWFGSRSYIDKKYASVYQNMFQIVDAVCMDDNMEELADQVDVIFTATPQGLCASLVNEDILSKVKIIDLSADFRIKDVNVYEKWYQIEHKSPQFIEEAVYGLCEINREDIKKARLVANPGCYTTCSILTAYPLAKEGLIDMDTLIIDAKSGTSGAGRGAKVANLFCEVNENMKAYGVASHRHTPEIEEQLGYASGRKVLLNFTPHLVPMNRGILATEYAKLTRHVTWEEVKAVYDKYYAKERFIRVLDQDVCPETKWVEGSNYVDIGFKIDPRTGRIIMMGAIDNLVKGAAGQAVQNMNLVFGLLEDTGLDLVPMFP, encoded by the coding sequence ATGATTAAAGCAGGAATTATTGGTTCTACCGGATACGCCGGAGGCGAGCTGGTACGAATTTTGACAGGACATAAAGACGTAGAGATCAAGTGGTTCGGTTCCAGAAGCTACATCGACAAGAAGTATGCTTCTGTTTATCAGAATATGTTTCAGATTGTAGATGCGGTGTGCATGGACGATAATATGGAAGAGCTTGCAGATCAGGTAGATGTGATCTTTACGGCTACTCCCCAGGGACTCTGCGCATCTCTGGTAAATGAAGACATTCTCTCCAAAGTGAAGATCATCGATCTGAGCGCGGATTTCCGGATCAAGGACGTGAATGTTTATGAGAAATGGTACCAAATTGAGCATAAAAGCCCGCAGTTTATAGAAGAGGCGGTGTATGGACTTTGCGAGATCAACCGTGAGGATATAAAAAAGGCGCGCCTGGTCGCGAACCCGGGCTGCTACACCACATGCTCGATTCTGACGGCATACCCGCTTGCAAAAGAGGGACTGATCGATATGGATACCCTGATCATCGATGCAAAGTCGGGAACCTCAGGAGCAGGACGCGGCGCCAAGGTGGCGAATCTGTTCTGCGAGGTAAATGAGAATATGAAGGCATACGGCGTGGCGTCTCATCGCCATACGCCGGAGATTGAAGAGCAGCTTGGCTATGCGTCCGGCAGGAAGGTCCTCCTTAATTTCACCCCGCATCTGGTGCCGATGAACCGTGGAATTCTGGCGACGGAATATGCGAAGCTGACACGCCATGTCACCTGGGAAGAGGTAAAGGCGGTATACGATAAATATTACGCGAAAGAGAGATTTATCCGCGTATTGGATCAGGACGTCTGCCCTGAGACGAAATGGGTAGAAGGCAGCAATTATGTGGATATCGGGTTTAAGATCGACCCGAGGACGGGACGAATCATTATGATGGGCGCCATTGATAACCTGGTAAAAGGCGCCGCGGGACAGGCCGTGCAGAATATGAACCTGGTGTTCGGCCTGCTGGAGGATACAGGGCTTGATCTGGTGCCGATGTTCCCGTAG
- a CDS encoding nucleoside phosphorylase, producing MILKNKYPICEFDTSKNPIIQPGDFLAKSLPEKCVITFFRKELDRYARENNLPVIGYLNSEVFDIPIYEYAYGTNRLCITMAFCGAPGAAVTLEELYAMGCKKFIICGGAGALTKDSKVGEIIIPVSAVRDEGTSYHYLEPSREVECHKETVEIVISSLKQMGIPFTTGKTWTNDAIYRETPDKIELRRNEGCITVEMEAAAFLQCLNIMIFRLPSCYMLVMM from the coding sequence ATGATATTAAAAAATAAATATCCCATATGTGAATTTGATACTAGTAAAAATCCGATTATTCAACCAGGGGATTTTCTGGCTAAAAGTCTTCCGGAAAAATGTGTTATTACTTTTTTCAGGAAGGAACTGGATCGATATGCCCGGGAAAACAATCTTCCTGTCATCGGTTACCTTAACTCAGAAGTGTTTGACATACCTATTTATGAGTATGCATATGGTACAAACAGACTTTGTATTACGATGGCATTTTGTGGTGCGCCTGGTGCGGCTGTAACGCTTGAAGAACTATATGCTATGGGATGCAAAAAGTTCATAATTTGTGGAGGAGCAGGGGCATTAACAAAAGACAGTAAAGTGGGAGAAATCATTATCCCGGTCTCTGCTGTTAGAGATGAGGGGACATCCTATCATTACTTAGAACCATCTCGCGAAGTTGAATGTCATAAAGAGACAGTTGAAATTGTCATTTCGAGTTTGAAGCAAATGGGAATTCCATTTACAACAGGAAAAACATGGACAAACGATGCCATATACAGAGAAACACCTGACAAGATTGAATTAAGGCGAAACGAGGGCTGTATCACTGTGGAAATGGAAGCGGCAGCTTTTTTGCAGTGTCTCAATATTATGATATTCCGCTTGCCCAGTTGCTATATGCTGGTGATGATGTAA
- a CDS encoding HAD family hydrolase, whose product MKYPKMIIFDYGHTLLYEPGWDSVRGNAELLKYATKNPNNYTLEDVRKAAELIFGKHIESIRKIGYDICGQVGDKVLYEYLGIEFSLTPLEMETVFWNGASKGETMPGADKMLDYINENGIRSAVISNLLWSGAALTERLNRLLPENQFEFVMTSSDYLMRKPNRILFDIALQKAGVCADEVWYCGDNPQADIEGASQVGIYPVWYDNDTEKDYKDRSTEHVPECEHLHIHGWNEMIDLLERIRV is encoded by the coding sequence ATGAAATATCCTAAAATGATTATATTTGATTATGGACATACTCTTTTATATGAACCCGGTTGGGATTCCGTTAGAGGCAATGCAGAACTTCTGAAATATGCTACGAAGAATCCTAACAACTACACTCTTGAGGATGTCAGAAAAGCTGCGGAGTTGATTTTCGGGAAACATATCGAAAGCATTCGTAAAATCGGCTATGATATATGCGGTCAAGTTGGTGACAAAGTATTGTATGAGTATCTTGGAATTGAGTTTTCACTTACGCCGCTTGAGATGGAAACCGTTTTTTGGAACGGTGCTTCTAAGGGCGAAACTATGCCGGGTGCTGATAAAATGCTTGATTACATAAATGAAAACGGCATACGAAGTGCTGTCATCAGTAACCTTCTGTGGTCGGGAGCTGCTTTAACTGAACGGCTCAATAGATTATTGCCGGAGAATCAATTTGAGTTCGTTATGACCTCGAGTGATTACCTTATGCGAAAGCCTAATCGCATTTTGTTCGATATTGCTTTACAAAAAGCTGGTGTCTGTGCCGATGAAGTATGGTATTGTGGTGATAACCCGCAGGCAGATATTGAAGGAGCGTCGCAAGTCGGTATTTACCCCGTATGGTATGATAATGACACGGAAAAAGACTACAAAGATCGCTCCACTGAACATGTGCCTGAGTGTGAACACTTGCATATCCACGGATGGAATGAGATGATAGATTTGTTAGAGAGAATAAGAGTATAA
- a CDS encoding glutamate-5-semialdehyde dehydrogenase encodes MQYVKQLGMQAKEAEKKVMYLGMKEKERGLLAVADSLEKKADYIIEENLLDIVFAHEKNMSAPLIDRLVLDKRRIRDMANGLRQIAALPDPIGETVSMTVRPNGLQIGTRRVPLGVVGIIYEARPNVTADAFGLCFKTGNVTVLRGGSDANKSNRAIVSCIRETLKKEGLPEDAVLLVEGTSHEAATEMMRMNEYLDVLIPRGGAGLIQSVVANSTVPVIETGTGNCHIYVDEFADVQMAADIIENAKTQRLGVCNACESLVIHKDIAREAIPVICKRLFAKNVEVRGDERARIAEPWIKRATEEDWGKEYLDAIISVKVVDSIEEAVEHINHYNTGHSEAIITKDYAHALYFQERVDAAAVYVNASTRFTDGNEFGFGAEIGISTQKLHARGPMGLKALTTTKYVIFGNGQIR; translated from the coding sequence ATGCAATATGTAAAACAGTTAGGAATGCAGGCAAAAGAAGCGGAAAAGAAAGTCATGTATCTGGGAATGAAAGAAAAGGAGAGAGGGCTTCTGGCCGTGGCGGACTCTCTGGAAAAGAAAGCAGACTATATAATAGAAGAAAACCTGTTGGACATCGTGTTCGCGCATGAGAAAAATATGAGCGCCCCGCTTATTGATCGTCTGGTCCTTGACAAGAGACGGATTCGGGATATGGCAAACGGCCTCAGACAGATCGCGGCCCTTCCTGACCCAATCGGAGAGACGGTTTCCATGACCGTAAGGCCAAATGGTCTCCAGATCGGAACCAGGAGGGTACCCCTCGGGGTGGTTGGCATCATTTACGAGGCCCGGCCGAATGTGACGGCAGACGCCTTCGGGTTGTGTTTCAAAACAGGAAATGTGACAGTACTTCGGGGCGGCAGCGATGCGAATAAATCCAATAGGGCGATCGTCAGTTGTATCAGGGAAACACTGAAAAAAGAGGGACTTCCGGAAGACGCGGTCCTGTTAGTGGAGGGCACCAGCCATGAAGCCGCCACGGAAATGATGAGAATGAACGAGTATCTGGACGTGCTGATTCCCCGCGGGGGCGCAGGGCTGATCCAGTCGGTGGTGGCTAACAGCACGGTTCCCGTCATTGAGACCGGAACGGGAAACTGCCATATTTATGTAGATGAATTTGCAGATGTCCAAATGGCTGCCGATATTATTGAAAATGCAAAAACGCAGCGTTTGGGCGTATGTAATGCATGCGAGTCTCTGGTCATACATAAGGACATCGCTAGGGAGGCGATTCCGGTTATTTGCAAGAGACTGTTCGCGAAAAATGTGGAGGTACGCGGCGACGAGCGGGCAAGAATAGCCGAGCCATGGATTAAGCGGGCGACCGAGGAAGACTGGGGAAAAGAATATCTGGACGCGATCATTTCCGTGAAAGTGGTGGATTCCATCGAGGAGGCGGTGGAGCATATCAACCATTATAATACGGGACATTCTGAAGCCATCATCACAAAGGATTATGCGCATGCACTGTATTTTCAGGAGCGGGTCGATGCGGCGGCAGTGTATGTTAATGCCTCCACCAGATTTACGGACGGAAATGAATTCGGATTTGGAGCAGAGATCGGCATCAGTACGCAGAAACTCCATGCCAGAGGACCGATGGGGCTTAAGGCGCTGACGACGACAAAATACGTGATATTTGGGAATGGACAGATTCGATAA
- the proB gene encoding glutamate 5-kinase — MELRAALREKKRIVIKVGTSTVTYEKTGNINLDKLEKFVRILINLRNKGKEVIVVSSGAVGIGKNVLGIEGRPRGAVKQACAAVGQGRLMMIYEKFFAEYSQLTAQVLLTKESVYSENCRNHAKRTFEELLEMNVVPIVNANDAISVDEDSYGNFGDNDTMSADVAALVGADLLIMMSDIEGLYTDDPRKNPNARFVHTVNRIDPALEEMGKGVGSELGTGGMATKIEAAKIATEAGADMVIANGDNIYAINDIMAGKKVGTLFLSKEHQYDGENELAPEREPYRRPAKHRRKMEYRNTDRRKAACNM; from the coding sequence ATGGAACTTAGAGCAGCATTGCGGGAGAAAAAAAGAATTGTGATTAAGGTAGGAACTTCTACAGTGACCTACGAGAAAACAGGGAACATTAACCTGGATAAGCTGGAAAAATTTGTGCGGATTCTGATCAATCTTCGAAATAAAGGCAAAGAGGTCATCGTGGTCTCCTCCGGCGCCGTGGGGATCGGAAAGAACGTCCTCGGAATTGAAGGCAGGCCCAGGGGAGCGGTAAAACAGGCCTGTGCGGCTGTCGGGCAGGGAAGACTGATGATGATTTATGAGAAATTTTTTGCAGAGTACAGCCAGCTTACCGCGCAGGTGCTCCTTACCAAGGAATCAGTGTACAGCGAGAACTGCCGGAACCATGCGAAGCGCACCTTTGAGGAACTTTTGGAGATGAATGTGGTGCCGATTGTAAATGCAAATGACGCCATCTCGGTGGACGAAGACAGCTACGGGAATTTCGGAGATAACGATACCATGTCGGCAGATGTGGCGGCACTTGTAGGGGCGGATCTCCTGATTATGATGTCGGATATCGAAGGTCTTTACACGGACGATCCCCGCAAGAATCCAAATGCCCGGTTCGTGCATACCGTGAACCGGATCGATCCGGCTCTGGAAGAGATGGGAAAAGGAGTAGGAAGCGAGCTTGGAACCGGGGGGATGGCGACAAAGATCGAGGCCGCCAAGATTGCCACGGAGGCCGGGGCCGATATGGTCATCGCGAACGGAGATAACATTTATGCAATTAATGACATCATGGCAGGAAAAAAGGTAGGGACTTTATTCCTTTCCAAGGAGCATCAGTATGACGGGGAAAATGAACTGGCGCCGGAGAGGGAACCCTACCGGAGACCTGCGAAGCATCGCAGAAAAATGGAGTATAGAAATACAGATAGGAGGAAGGCAGCATGCAATATGTAA
- a CDS encoding IS110 family transposase, with protein sequence MAYREFKGKKTDKKDSKWIADLYKFDLVRCSFIPPKDFRQLREITRYRFKLVCMKSSEKNRIQNCMTVSNVGIASVLSDPFGKTATEIMSYLLEHTADSIDEKAVRKLIKKGAKAKSDEIIEAIKGYRIETDQAKKLELARGHLEYLDDMITQTDVELYVRIKPYYEFVEFVNTMPGMTELSSAIVLAETGVDMDIFDDAKHLCSWCGLSPANNESAGKKKTVRISKAGDYLKPMMVQCALAAIKSKKQPYFAIKYGRLKKRRGHKKAIIAIARMMMVCIYHMVSEKKPFTPTDYEELVNPQNHVERVVLNESNVFAYLESLGYDSSKLVKRNDN encoded by the coding sequence CTGGCTTATCGGGAATTCAAGGGTAAGAAAACGGACAAAAAAGATTCCAAATGGATTGCCGACCTCTACAAATTTGACCTTGTCAGGTGCTCCTTTATCCCTCCAAAAGATTTTCGACAGCTCCGGGAAATCACAAGATACCGTTTTAAGCTGGTCTGCATGAAATCTTCGGAGAAGAACCGCATCCAGAACTGCATGACGGTTTCTAATGTTGGTATTGCCAGCGTACTGTCGGACCCTTTTGGCAAAACGGCAACCGAAATCATGTCTTACCTGCTGGAGCATACCGCTGATAGCATTGATGAAAAAGCCGTCCGCAAACTTATAAAAAAGGGTGCAAAAGCCAAGTCTGATGAAATCATTGAGGCTATTAAAGGCTACCGCATTGAAACAGACCAGGCCAAAAAGCTGGAACTTGCCCGCGGACATCTGGAATATCTGGATGATATGATTACCCAGACCGATGTAGAGCTCTATGTCCGCATAAAACCTTATTATGAATTTGTCGAATTCGTAAACACCATGCCAGGCATGACGGAATTGAGTTCTGCCATTGTACTTGCTGAAACAGGTGTAGACATGGACATCTTTGATGATGCCAAACACCTTTGTTCCTGGTGTGGTCTTTCCCCTGCGAACAATGAATCCGCCGGCAAGAAAAAAACTGTCCGAATTTCTAAAGCGGGCGATTATCTGAAACCAATGATGGTACAGTGTGCCCTTGCTGCAATCAAAAGCAAAAAACAGCCCTATTTTGCAATCAAGTATGGCAGGCTTAAAAAGCGCCGTGGCCACAAGAAAGCAATTATTGCAATCGCAAGAATGATGATGGTCTGTATTTACCATATGGTATCTGAAAAGAAGCCATTTACGCCTACTGACTATGAGGAATTGGTGAATCCCCAAAACCATGTGGAACGCGTTGTTCTAAATGAAAGCAATGTTTTCGCTTACCTTGAAAGCCTTGGTTATGATAGCTCTAAATTAGTAAAACGCAACGATAACTAA
- a CDS encoding argininosuccinate synthase yields MKEKVVLAYSGGLDTTAIIPWLKENFDYEVICCCIDCGQGEELDGLEERAKLSGASKLYIEDITDDFCENYIVPCVQAGAVYENKYLLGTSMARPGIAAKLVEIARKEGATAICHGATGKGNDQIRFELGIKALAPDLKIIAPWRMTDVWTMQSREEEIEYCRQHGINLPFDASHSYSRDRNLWHISHEGLELENPSNEPDFDHLLVLGVTPEKAPDEGEYVTMTFEKGVPKSINGEEMSVADIIRKLNVLGGKHGIGIVDIVENRVVGMKSRGVYETPGGTILMEAHDQLEELVLDRATMEVKKDMGNKFAQIVYEGKWFTPLREAIQAFVESTQEYVTGEVKFKLYKGNIIKAGTTSPYSLYSESLASFTTGELYDHHDASGFITLFGLPLKVRALKMAEVEGNK; encoded by the coding sequence ATGAAAGAGAAAGTTGTTCTGGCTTATTCCGGCGGACTTGACACCACCGCGATCATTCCGTGGTTAAAGGAAAATTTTGATTATGAGGTTATCTGCTGCTGCATCGACTGCGGTCAGGGAGAGGAACTCGACGGGCTGGAAGAAAGAGCGAAACTGTCCGGAGCGTCCAAATTATATATTGAAGATATCACCGACGATTTCTGTGAAAATTATATCGTTCCCTGTGTGCAGGCGGGCGCTGTTTATGAGAACAAATACCTTCTGGGAACTTCCATGGCTCGTCCGGGAATCGCAGCAAAGCTGGTAGAGATTGCAAGAAAAGAAGGCGCTACCGCAATCTGCCACGGCGCTACCGGTAAGGGAAATGACCAGATTCGTTTCGAGCTTGGAATCAAAGCCCTCGCTCCGGATCTCAAGATCATCGCTCCGTGGAGAATGACAGACGTATGGACCATGCAGTCCCGCGAGGAAGAGATTGAGTACTGCCGTCAGCATGGCATCAATCTTCCGTTCGACGCCAGCCACAGCTACAGCCGTGACCGTAATTTATGGCACATCAGTCATGAAGGACTGGAACTGGAAAACCCGTCAAATGAACCGGATTTTGACCACCTTCTGGTACTCGGCGTGACTCCGGAAAAAGCGCCGGACGAAGGCGAATATGTCACCATGACCTTTGAGAAGGGCGTGCCGAAGAGCATCAACGGCGAGGAGATGTCCGTTGCCGATATTATCCGCAAGCTGAACGTACTTGGCGGAAAGCACGGTATCGGTATCGTGGATATCGTTGAGAACCGTGTCGTTGGTATGAAATCCCGCGGCGTCTATGAGACTCCGGGAGGAACCATTCTGATGGAAGCTCACGACCAGCTCGAAGAACTGGTGCTTGACCGCGCTACAATGGAAGTGAAAAAGGATATGGGCAACAAATTTGCGCAGATTGTTTACGAAGGAAAATGGTTCACGCCGCTTCGCGAGGCAATTCAGGCATTTGTTGAGTCCACGCAGGAATATGTGACCGGTGAAGTGAAGTTCAAACTTTACAAAGGTAATATCATCAAAGCCGGAACTACCTCTCCGTACTCACTGTACAGCGAGTCCCTGGCAAGCTTCACTACCGGAGAGCTGTACGACCATCACGACGCAAGCGGATTCATCACCTTGTTCGGTCTGCCGCTTAAGGTTCGTGCACTTAAGATGGCTGAGGTTGAAGGAAATAAATAG
- a CDS encoding ABC transporter ATP-binding protein: MREGIKSILRLNRYLFLGNKWLYVSHGFMSLLWCFAPFLLAFLVSLLMDFLSAGDMPCYLAVLAVYTVLTYVNIYYAWKSGIVEVKVTSYVEKTLQMNTLSRILKEKQGKCEEVGKMVDILENDFAVLERMLLVQMEFLCNIFSFLGYFFLVLRIHVYLAIFGFLPIVILGSLIGYFGEKLKERYQNARESSIDFSVMAAKIVENHEIFQYMGDRKSLLSAFAKKCELRGRDKLRKNRYLFCVNYSMQAVDQISVLLILVLVAILCEMAEWPCGVPFGILAGKGAITAGTLTLFVNSIHNGFSFLQLYKEIVMALKMTEASMERVCELLELTWQEMPQALGGQKREEEEKEMAEGNLSLHFVDFKMCAEDQEHEFWLRPGEMMVVSGGNSSGKSYFLDCIAGYRPYRGRIERNFSKRARIGYLSQNVALFQASLKENVTLFDSSENPGEAFAKSNLTGNAGNWEVMSEESIGVSGKRLSEGQRQRTAIARALVNGKNMLLLDDPFLFLDKENRRQILENVRSMNRTTVIVSNDENVIREADVHVTLENWRILKIK; encoded by the coding sequence ATGCGGGAAGGAATAAAAAGTATTTTAAGATTAAATCGGTATTTGTTTTTGGGAAATAAATGGCTCTATGTCAGTCATGGATTTATGAGCCTGCTCTGGTGTTTTGCGCCATTTCTTCTGGCGTTCCTTGTGAGTCTTCTGATGGACTTTTTGAGTGCGGGGGACATGCCGTGTTATCTGGCGGTGCTCGCGGTCTATACGGTGCTTACCTATGTCAATATTTACTATGCATGGAAGAGTGGTATCGTGGAGGTAAAGGTGACTTCTTATGTGGAAAAAACCCTGCAGATGAACACTTTAAGCCGGATTCTTAAAGAAAAGCAGGGAAAATGCGAAGAAGTCGGCAAGATGGTGGACATTCTGGAAAATGATTTTGCCGTGCTGGAACGTATGCTGCTGGTACAGATGGAATTTTTATGTAATATTTTCTCCTTTCTGGGATATTTTTTTCTTGTACTACGGATTCATGTGTATCTGGCCATTTTCGGGTTCCTGCCGATCGTGATACTTGGCAGTCTGATTGGATATTTCGGGGAGAAACTGAAGGAACGGTATCAAAATGCCAGAGAATCGAGTATTGATTTTTCCGTCATGGCCGCAAAGATTGTGGAAAATCATGAGATTTTTCAGTATATGGGAGACAGAAAAAGCCTGCTGTCGGCATTTGCAAAGAAATGTGAGCTTCGGGGAAGGGATAAGCTCAGAAAAAACAGGTATCTGTTCTGCGTGAATTACTCTATGCAGGCGGTGGATCAGATTTCTGTTTTACTGATTTTAGTGTTGGTAGCAATCCTTTGTGAAATGGCCGAATGGCCATGCGGGGTGCCCTTTGGCATACTTGCGGGAAAAGGAGCGATTACGGCAGGGACGCTGACCTTGTTCGTCAATTCGATTCATAACGGATTTTCCTTTTTGCAGTTGTACAAAGAGATTGTAATGGCACTTAAAATGACTGAGGCATCTATGGAAAGGGTCTGTGAACTTCTTGAACTTACCTGGCAGGAAATGCCGCAAGCGCTTGGCGGGCAGAAGCGGGAAGAGGAGGAAAAGGAGATGGCCGAAGGAAACCTAAGTCTGCATTTCGTCGATTTTAAGATGTGTGCAGAGGATCAGGAGCATGAGTTTTGGCTGAGGCCCGGGGAAATGATGGTAGTATCCGGTGGAAATTCTTCCGGCAAGAGTTATTTCCTGGACTGCATTGCCGGGTACCGGCCTTATCGGGGGCGGATTGAAAGAAATTTCAGCAAGAGGGCAAGGATTGGATACCTTTCGCAGAATGTGGCCTTGTTTCAGGCGAGCCTTAAAGAGAATGTAACACTGTTCGATTCCTCTGAGAATCCGGGAGAAGCATTTGCAAAAAGTAATCTTACCGGCAATGCGGGAAATTGGGAAGTGATGTCGGAGGAGTCCATCGGTGTAAGCGGCAAGCGGCTTTCGGAGGGGCAGCGTCAGAGAACCGCGATTGCAAGGGCGCTTGTGAATGGGAAGAATATGCTGCTTCTCGATGATCCGTTCCTCTTTTTGGATAAGGAAAACCGAAGGCAGATTTTGGAAAATGTAAGGAGCATGAACCGGACGACGGTCATCGTTTCCAATGATGAGAATGTGATTCGGGAGGCAGATGTACATGTGACGCTTGAAAACTGGCGGATTCTGAAAATCAAGTAG